One stretch of Podospora bellae-mahoneyi strain CBS 112042 chromosome 2, whole genome shotgun sequence DNA includes these proteins:
- a CDS encoding hypothetical protein (COG:B; EggNog:ENOG503NVZC) translates to MSASPRTQQKRTAHTCITCRARKVRCDGRKGTCTNCERLGFGCSYDEHTGVEVVQTDAAVSRIAIPRRRVRRACQNCHEKKARCSGSTPSCDRCTAQGLHCVYLPGKRSLPLASPATASATSATSAPPATAHPPDSPSYDDGHSGRSAFASGTASPAPASAARAEPEEDLVLRAFDAFFRHVHHIPKFSFLHRASLMERYHAGSLDRSLVLALIAITALLTDLGPGMAEYGSQCMEEAVSLCLAGMEKPSIVRLQALVIAVEHRIFSRRFSGAFMLHALASRFATALRLNYENPELCFLARESRRRLMWSLYMIDSSISAGQRDVALWPDAERQIHVHLPCNERNFEFDLPEATESLRPPPPEPGMGTAPMPDALGFMALHVRIQWMRARILQCTSQAASSWSQQDLTTLPLRCAELLAELEGFEERLPPSFKWSEGNLRLRTYSPRLGIFVMTHVWWRQCHLDLYRLFLEGLREALPRPMLQQLDPNLVARSRQGCYNHARAMADMFAQLLTLGSSVPVTDLDLPGCAYQCTRALYHGLQTGTSDLAFTLERVQELSAVCLRAAQQSTTGPAAASIQADIERIITHGLKLPEGAPDSPTRNSSDPASVTKSAIDTRLAGHAQLTPDPAALYTFQPSVPATSAPSIALPSLAVTEPPIPAPVAPSHASGVTTGSNAFEEVLSGFTFGPELYGMDWSTFPTGWPNQQFTGSNM, encoded by the exons atgAGCGCCTCACCCCGGACACAGCAAAAGCGCACCGCACACACGTGCATAACATGCCGTGCCCGCAAGGTCCGATGTGATGGTCGGAAGGGAACCTGTACCAACTGCGAGCGACTTGGTTTTGGTTGCTCCTATGACGAACACACGGGCGTGGAGGTGGTCCAGACCGATGCCGCCGTGTCTCGCATCGCGATACCTCGCCGCCGAGTTCGCCGCGCCTGCCAGAACTGCcatgagaagaaggcccgCTGCAGTGGTTCGACTCCGAGCTGTGACCGGTGCACCGCTCAAGGCCTCCATTGTGTCTATCTCCCTGGAAAGCGCTCACTTCCCCTGGCCAGCCCTgccacagcatcagcaacCTCAGCAACATCCGCACCACCTGCGACGGCCCATCCGCCAGACTCACCATCCTATGATGATGGCCACTCGGGACGCAGCGCTTTTGCGAGCGGTACTGCAAGCCCTGCGCCGGCGTCTGCTGCGCGAGCCGAACCCGAGGAGGACCTCGTGCTGCGCGCTTTTGACGCCTTCTTTCGTCATGTACACCATATCCCCAAGTTCTCCTTCTTGCATCGGGCATCGCTGATGGAGCGTTACCACGCTGGGTCCCTCGACAGGTCTCTTGTGCTTGCTCTCATTGCCATCACCGCTTTGCTGACTGACCTGGGTCCGGGTATGGCCGAGTATGGAAGCCAGTGTATGGAAGAGGCCGTGTCACTGTGCTTGGCGGGAATGGAGAAACCATCGATTGTCCGTCTGCAGGCGCTGGTGATTGCGGTTGAGCATCGCATCTTCTCGAGAAGGTTTTCGGGTGCTTTTATGCTGCATGCACTCGCCAGCCGCTTTGCCACGGCTCTTCGACTCAACTACGAAAACCCAGAGCTCTGTTTTTTGGCGCGAGAGTCTCGTCGTCGACTTATGTGGTCTCTGTACATGATCGATTCGTCCATCTCCGCAGGCCAGCGTGATGTTGCTTTGTGGCCCGATGCCGAGCGCCAAATCCACGTTCACCTGCCCTGCAACGAAAGGAACTTCGAGTTTGACCTTCCAGAAGCCACTGAGTCCCTGaggccgccaccaccagagcCCGGCATGGGAACCGCGCCAATGCCGGATGCTCTCGGATTTATGGCCCTTCATGTGCGTATCCAGTGGATGCGTGCAAGGATATTGCAGTGTACCTCTCAGGCCGCCTCATCGTGGTCTCAACAGGATCTGACCACTCTCCCATTGCGATGCGCCGAGCTGTTGGCCGAGCTGGAAGGCTTCGAGGAACGATTGCCGCCGTCGTTCAAATGGTCCGAGGGGAACCTGCGTCTGCGAACCTATTCACCAAGGCTGGGTATTTTTGTCATGACACACGTTTGGTGGCGACAGTGCCATCTCGATCTGTACCGCCTCTTTCTGGAAGGACTGCGCGAGGCGCTCCCTCGGCCGATGCTCCAGCAGCTGGATCCTAATCTTGTTGCCCGCAGCCGTCAGGGCTGCTATAATCACGCAAGGGCCATGGCTGATATGTTTGCGCAGCTCCTGACCCTGGGCAGCAGCGTCCCTGTCACTGACTTGGATCTGCCGGGCTGCGCTTATCAATGCACGAGGGCTCTGTATCATGGGCTTCAAACCGGTACAAGTGACTTAGCATTTACCCTAGAACGAGTTCAAGAGCTCTCCGCTGTTTGCTTAAGGGCCGCCCAGCAATCTACCACTGGGCCGGCCGCTGCGAGTATT CAAGCGGATATCGAACGGATAATCACCCACGGTTTAAAGCTCCCTGAAGGCGCGCCCGATTCACCGACTCGTAACTCCAGTGACCCTGCATCTGTCACCAAATCTGCCATCGACACCAGGCTTGCTGGCCACGCACAGCTCACACCGGATCCAGCAGCCTTGTACACGTTCCAGCCATCTGTACCAGCTACATCGGCTCCATCAATAGCCTTGCCAAGCCTTGCCGTCACAGAACCACCAATACCGGCGCCTGTGGCACCTTCACACGCGAGCGGCGTGACAACGGGGAGTAATgcgtttgaggaggtgttgagcGGTTTCACTTTTGGGCCGGAGCTGTACGGCATGGACTGGTCCACATTCCCGACTGGATGGCCCAACCAGCAGTTTACAGGGTCGAACATGTGA
- a CDS encoding hypothetical protein (EggNog:ENOG503NV42; COG:K; COG:L; COG:O) — protein sequence MPPKRAKKAAAAAAEPPLDGCKIALSGTFAGMTQSAVKAKAEAVGATVSTAVTEDTTHLVATEADFNKPSAKVTKAQTLGIPIVSFEWLSLSEQKNRKQAEDDFTLGGTASTKTSTSRKRAAVDSTSDTETVAPPAKKSKDGNAKVENGDVKVEDAPPEQKKAKQEKALGEGQVLKRKDTRIPIDDGCPFTSSVVYIDADGVIYDASLNQTNASNNNNKFYRIQLLVDPQGVYRTWTRWGRVGDHGQTQVPATGSLAEAMKQFEKKFKDKSGIAWANRGDNPKPGKYAFVERNYEEDSDDEDAAEDESKDKTRAGDWTPPKCSLDPAVQHLLELIFNQQYFANTMSDLNYDANKLPLGKLSKATITRGFQSLKDLSELLDDNTLAQSKYSMTYGNAVEQLSNTFYSLIPHNFGRNRPPVIHTQQMVKKEIELLESLSDMKNAAEIMKLDKVGNYDVHPLDKQYEGLKMKEMTVLNPATQEFAELKNYLVNTRGHTHNHSYQVENIFRIERQGEKDRFDASVFGKLNQNRRLLWHGSRATNFGGILSQGLRIAPPEAPVNGYMFDKGIYLADMASKSANYCCSYQSGNTALLLLCEAELGDPMQELLHSSYNAASEAKQKGMISTWGKGTNGPLAWKDASCVESSLKGVMMPDTATKMPGKTGVAGASLLYNEYIAYDVSQVRLRYLFRVKM from the exons ATGCCGCCAAAACgcgccaagaaggctgccgctgccgcagCAGAACCTCCTCTCGATGGCTGCAAGATTGCCCTGAGCGGCACCTTTGCGGGCATGACCCAATCGGctgtcaaggccaaggcagAGGCTGTGGGTGCCACTGTCAGCACCGCTGTCACCGAAGACACGACACACCTCGTGGCCACCGAGGCCGACTTCAACAAGCCCTCAGCCAAAGTCACCAAAGCACAGACCCTAGGCATTCCCATTGTCAGCTTTGAGTGGCTGTCGCTCTCTGAACAAAAGAATAGGAAACAGGCTGAAGACGACTTCACGTTGGGCGGCACTGCTTCCACCAAGACCAGCACATCGCGGAAGAGAGCTGCGGTTGACAGCACCTCCGACACGGAAACTGTTGCACCACCGGCCAAGAAAAGCAAGGATGGTAATGCCAAGGTTGAAAATGGAGATGTCAAAGTCGAAGATGCTCCCCCAGAGCAGAAAAAGGCCAAGCAAGAGAAGGCACTTGGTGAGGGTCAGGTTTTGAAACGAAAAGACACTCGGATTCCAATCGATGATGGCTGTCCCTTTACGAGTTCGGTCGTGTACATTGATGCTGACGGCGTCATCTACGACGCCTCGTTGAACCAAACCAacgcctccaacaacaacaacaagttCTACCGCATTCAG CTTTTAGTGGATCCTCAAGGAGTGTACAGGACATGGACTCGCTGGGGTCGTGTTGGTGATCACGGCCAAACCCAGGTTCCTGCCACAGGTTCGCTCGCAGAGGCCATGAAGCAGTTCGAAAAGAAGTTCAAAGACAAATCGGGCATCGCTTGGGCCAACCGGGGCGACAACCCAAAGCCCGGCAAGTACGCTTTTGTGGAGAGGAACTACGAGGAGGATTccgacgatgaagatgcGGCAGAAGATGAGTCCAAGGACAAAACTAGGGCTGGCGACTGGACGCCGCCAAAGTGCAGTCTAGACCCTGCGGTGCAGCATCTTTTGGAACTCATCTTCAACCAGCAGTACTTTGCCAACACAATGTCGGACCTCAACTACGACGCAAACAAGCTCCCGCTCGGCAAGCTCAGCAAGGCCACCATCACGCGCGGTTTCCAGTCACTAAAAGACCTGTCAGAgctcctcgacgacaacacaCTGGCGCAGTCCAAGTACTCCATGACGTACGGAAATGCCGTAGAACAGCTGTCCAACACGTTCTACTCGCTCATCCCGCACAATTTTGGTCGCAACCGTCCACCCGTCATTCACACTCAGCAAATGGTCAAGAAGGAAATAGAACTTCTGGAAAGCCTAAGCGACATGAAGAATGCGGCCGAGATCATGAAGCTGGACAAAGTGGGCAACTACGATGTCCACCCCCTCGACAAGCAGTACGAGGGtctgaagatgaaggagatgaCTGTCCTTAATCCCGCCACTCAAGAGTTTGCAGAGCTCAAAAACTATCTGGTCAACACACGTGGGCACACCCACAATCACAGTTACCAAGTCGAAAACATCTTCCGCATCGAGCGCCAAGGCGAGAAGGATCGATTCGACGCCAGTGTGTTTGGCAAGCTCAACCAAAACAGGCGCCTGCTGTGGCACGGTTCTCGCGCAACCAACTTTGGTGGTATTCTCAGCCAAGGTCTTCGTATTGCTCCTCCAGAAGCACCTGTGAACGGCTACATGTTCGACAAGGGCATCTATCTTGCCGACATGGCCTCCAAGTCTGCAAACTACTGCTGCTCGTATCAGTCTGGCAATACTGCTCTTCTTTTGCTGTGCGAGGCTGAACTGGGTGACCCCATGCAGGAGCTGCTGCACTCTTCTTACAACGCCGCCAGTGAGGCCAAGCAGAAGGGCATGATTTCCACATGGGGCAAGGGAACAAACGGTCCACTGGCATGGAAAGATGCTAGCTGCGTGGAATCTTCTCTGAAGGGTGTTATGATG CCCGACACGGCCACGAAGATGCCAGGGAAAACCGGCGTGGCAGGAGCCAGCTTGCTGTATAACGAATACATTGCCTACGACGTGTCACAAGTCCGCCTCCGTTACCTCTTCCGGGTTAAGATGTAG